In the Manis javanica isolate MJ-LG chromosome 12, MJ_LKY, whole genome shotgun sequence genome, one interval contains:
- the HOXD12 gene encoding homeobox protein Hox-D12 encodes MCERTLYRAGYVGSLLNLQSTDSYYFSNLRPNGGQLAALPPISYQRGALPWATTPASCAPAQPAGATAFGSFSQPYLAGSGPLGLQSLGAKDGPEEQAKFYTSYAASGSEERGRSRPPFSHERSLAPAAAALKAAKYDYAGLGRAARGSAALLEGTPCAAGFKDDVKGSLNLNVTVQAAGVTSCLRPSLPDGLQWGAAPGRTRKKRKPYTKQQIAELENEFLLNEFINRQKRKELSNRLNLSDQQVKIWFQNRRMKKKRVVLREQALALY; translated from the exons ATGTGTGAGCGCACTCTCTACAGAGCGGGCTACGTGGGCTCGCTTCTGAATCTGCAGTCGACCGACTCCTACTATTTCTCCAACCTGAGGCCGAATGGCGGCCAATTGGCCGCGCTTCCCCCCATCTCATACCAGCGAGGCGCGCTGCCCTGGGCCACCACGCCTGCCTCCTGCGCCCCAGCGCAGCCTGCCGGTGCCACTGCCTTCGGCAGCTTCTCGCAGCCCTACCTGGCCGGCTCCGGGCCTCTTGGCCTGCAGTCCCTGGGCGCCAAGGACGGACCCGAAGAGCAGGCCAAGTTTTATACGTCCTACGCGGCCTCTGGGTCAGAGGAGCGTGGTCGTTCGCGGCCGCCGTTCTCCCACGAGCGTAGCCTGGCCCCCGCTGCCGCTGCTCTTAAAGCTGCCAAGTACGACTATGCTGGCCTGGGCCGTGCTGCGCGGGGCTCTGCGGCCCTGCTGGAGGGGACCCCCTGTGCCGCTGGCTTCAAGGACGACGTCAAGGGCTCCCTCAACTTGAACGTGACAGTGCAGGCGGCAGGCGTCACCTCTTGCCTGCGACCTTCGCTGCCCGACG GCCTGCAGTGGGGGGCGGCCCCGGGGAGAACCCGCAAGAAGCGGAAACCCTACACTAAACAGCAGATTGCGGAGCTGGAGAATGAATTCCTCCTCAACGAATTCATCAACCGGCAGAAACGCAAGGAATTGTCCAACAGGCTGAACCTCAGCGACCAGCAGGTCAAAATATGGTTTCAGAATCGGCGTATGAAGAAGAAGCGCGTGGTGCTGCGTGAGCAGGCGCTGGCGCTCTATTAA
- the HOXD13 gene encoding homeobox protein Hox-D13, giving the protein MSRAGSWDMDGLRADSGAAGAAPASSSSSVAAAAPGQCRGFLSAPVFAGTPSGRAAAAAAAAAAAAASGFAYPGTSERAGSASSSSSSAVVATRPEAPSAKECPTPGAAAAAPPGAPALGYGYHFGNGYYSCRMSHSVGLQQNALKSSPHASLGGFPVEKYMDVTGLASSSVPTNEVPTRAKEVSFYQGYTSPYQHVPGYIDMVSTFGSGEPRHEAYISMEGYQSWTLANGWNSQVYCTKDQPQGSHFWKSSFPGDVALNQPDMCVYRRGRKKRVPYTKLQLKELENEYAINKFINKDKRRRISAATNLSERQVTIWFQNRRVKDKKIVSKLKDTVS; this is encoded by the exons ATGAGCCGCGCCGGGAGCTGGGACATGGACGGCCTGCGGGCAGACAGCGGGGCCGCTGGGGCGGCCCccgcctcctcttcctcctctgtggCGGCGGCGGCTCCGGGCCAGTGTCGCGGCTTCCTCTCGGCGCCAGTGTTCGCCGGGACACCCTCCGGGCGTGCGGCGGctgcggcggcagcggcggcagcggcggcggcctCGGGCTTCGCTTACCCGGGGACCTCTGAGCGCGCGGGCTCCGCCTCGTCGTCGTCATCTTCTGCTGTGGTCGCAACGCGCCCAGAGGCTCCCTCCGCCAAAGAGTGCCCGACGCCCGGGGCGGCCGCTGCAGCGCCCCCGGGAGCCCCAGCTCTGGGCTATGGCTACCACTTCGGCAACGGCTACTATAGCTGCCGCATGTCACACAGCGTGGGCTTACAGCAAAATGCTCTCAAGTCGTCGCCGCACGCCTCGCTGGGAGGCTTCCCGGTGGAGAAGTACATGGACGTAACGGGCCTGGCAAGCAGCAGCGTACCGACCAACGAGGTGCCCACGAGAGCCAAGGAGGTGTCCTTTTACCAGGGCTACACGAGCCCCTACCAGCACGTGCCTGGCTATATCGACATGGTGTCTACCTTCGGCTCCGGGGAGCCTCGGCACGAGGCATACATCTCCATGGAGGGCTACCAGTCCTGGACGCTGGCCAACGGGTGGAACAGCCAGGTGTACTGCACCAAGGACCAGCCACAGGGCTCACACTTTTGGAAATCATCTTTCCCAG GGGATGTGGCTCTAAATCAGCCAGACATGTGTGTCTACCGtcgggggaggaagaagagagtgCCCTACACCAAACTGCAGCTCAAAGAACTGGAGAATGAGTATGCCATTAACAAGTTCATTAACAAGGACAAGCGGCGGCGGATCTCGGCTGCCACAAACCTATCCGAGAGACAAGTGACCATTTGGTTTCAGAATCGAAGGGTGAAAGATAAGAAAATCGTCTCCAAGCTCAAAGATACTGTGTCCTGA